The following DNA comes from Alnus glutinosa chromosome 6, dhAlnGlut1.1, whole genome shotgun sequence.
ATGTCACCGGGCAATAGTAGTTGCCAACGATTTGCCACCACGTCAACCAAAGCAAGAATCTGCAATTGTATTGAAGAGATAGAGTACGTACGTAGGAGGCGTCATAGATAGATGAAGTCGGCGTGGGTTGACCATCTAGCATTAGTTTTGAAGAGGGAAGACCCACTAAAAACAAATTGATTACATGTATCTCGGAGGTTGATAGGTCAGTTTGCGTTGGCCATTGGTCAGGCTCCACCATTGTTGGCTGTAGTGATATTTTTCCAATCAAATCATTTCATATTTGATTCTGTGTCTTCCCCTCCACTTGAACCAAATGAACCCAAAAGAGAATGTAGCCGCTGTTACCATAAAGATTCAGACACGGGCTTCCAAGGTCTGAGGGGCCTAAGCCAAAAGCTTGAAAGCATCTCGCCGCCTCATGATTGGATGCCGCGGACAGTGGGGGTTATGTGGTCTTTATAATATAAGTGTGGGGTATTTGCAGTACAGACAGCACTAAGTAATGGAAAAATCACTTTtcatttcttaattttcttaatgctctttaattatatatattcttgttcAAACATGAAGGGAGAGATGTagtgtactttttctttttcttttttgttgtatttggCTAGGATTTGGTTTGTAATGCATTCTGTTTTGTGGTATTTTGTCTATTATTTTGGTCTTAAGATGAATTGTGAATGATGTTAAAGATATGATGAAAGAACTATGGATAGATGAAGGGTGAAAACTTTGAGCGGGCGATTTTAGCACGACTTATGATCACGAATTTGACAAGAATGTAGTAGGTTAGTTATGGGTCCTTTTTGATGAAATAGATGAGCAAGGGACGAATGTGAAAATGTAAGGAAAATTGTATTGAtaatgaacttttttttcttttttgaacaaATTCCTTCATATTATAAAACCACCAGCAATAACTGGGATCAAAACATAGGGACAACAAGTTCCAtatttacaatatcatagatctGAAAAGGAATTTCTTCCATCCAGATTGAGTCTACAATATGGGTGACAGCCGCTCGGGCTAATCCGTGAGCTACAGAATTGGCCTCACGTTTGACATGAACTATGTTCGCCGACCTAAAAGACTGCAAACCTAATTTTATACCGTCCAAAATATGGCCATATCTGCTCATGTTGGCCAAATCTGTTGAACATTCTTTAACAACCTGCAGGAAGTCTCATTCAaaacaaatatcaaaaaaacCCAACTCCTTACAAAAAAGGATTGCTTGAAGAGCCACCCATGCTTCAACCATTGTGGGATCTATTGCAAGAAAGAAAGTGGTACTGCGGGCAGCCAAAACATATCCCTCACAGTCTCAAACAATAATGCCCACTCCAACTTGTCCCTCTTGTGCCTTCACAGCCGCATCCCaatttgcttttaaaaaaaaaccactaggTGGCGGCTTCCAAATAGGTAGTAATAGATTTTCTTGTAGTACGATACCCCCATTTTCTTTGTCATTAAACCTGTGAAACTCCTCCACACTCACCAAAAGTGAATTCAATTAAGGCTGAAAACAAACTACAAGACAAAAGcctatattaatttttaataatccTCATTAACAACCAAATGacatttaaatagaaattcaaGTAGATTAAAGCCTAAAGTGATAACACTTAAAGTtagggataaataccccattggtacctgagttttacgtgtttttaaatttagtacctcagttttatttggtatcataggtggtacctgaattaaggataaaaacccatttggtacctctgttagattttccgtccaaattttaacggctcgccacgtgtcaaccgctgaggttgacacgtggcactacataaaaaaaaattaaaaattaaaaattaaaatctttagaaaatgattaaaaataataaaattttaaaaaaaaaattaaaaaaagaaaaaagaagaggggtggctgagccaccccccttggccaccatgggggtggccggccacccccattttggccaaagaggtggcccagccacccccttggccggtctgaccggtctggggtggccgaaccaccccatagggggtggttcggccaccccacagttgaaaaataaaataaaataaaataaaattttgaagggttttggccctagggggtggccaaaacccttcaaaaaattttttttttttttttttttcaactgtggggtggccgaaccaccccctctggggtggttcggccaccccagaccggtcaaggggggtggctcagccacccctcttcttttttctttttttaatttttttttaaaaattttattatttttaatcattttctaaagattttaatttttattttttattttttttttatgtagtgccacgtgtcaacctcagcggttgacacgtggcgagccgttaaaatttggacggaaaatctaacagaggtaccaaatgggtttttatccttaattcaggtaccacctatgataccaaataaaactgaggtactaaatttaaaaacacgtaaaactcaggtaccaatggggtatttatccccTTAAAGttataatattcaaattcaaataaactataatcctaatattaattaatctaatcctaatgaATTGGAATTCCTTAATCTGACCCCTATTGATTAAAGTTTAGGAGTTTGACTCgcttaattaaatgagtcgaatTAAGTTTGACCGATACAATCGTATACACATGCCTTGACACAACTCGAATTTTATACGTGACATAAGGACTGACAATTTTCGACATGACCCGCAAAACTAATAcaaactcaacacaaaattaattattatgattGAGGGATctgatttgtttaattaaataggttgggtTATAATTGACTTATGTATTGTTATATTCATATTTTGacacaattcaaactcaacgTGTAAACACAAATTATTGACTCTTAAGTGAAATGGTTGAATTGTAATAAAGAATAGAATAAATAGGTTAATTCGAGGTTAGCCCAACCTCCAAGGTGATTGAATTGATTTAGGAAATTTCTTCGATCCCTTCCCATTCAATCGTTTTATGGCTTTTTATACAAGTTTCACCAAAGCTAACCCAATCATAATACAAATGGGCTAACAGCCCAACAACCAGCCCAACAACCAACCCAACAACCCAACCCATTAATCTGAATAGACCTTTCACATGGACTTGAGATATCTTTCTTTGCTCAAGCTATATCAGCCTTACGCGTTAAAAGATAAGTTTGGTGTGCgaaataataatttcattaaaaaataaaataattactcccaaaaataaaataagttaaataaaataattatttctattatttaatttggttgTAACACTAGAATATACTGAATATGTATCAATTTGTTTGGTAGAGTGCAATATGCATGTAAATGAAATCATATCACaaccaaatttcctaaaacaccctAATAAtacaattataatttatatttctaaggacatttttctttattctttaaacataaatagttttattataactattttttaatttatgccTGAAAATTTCTAACCAACAATGCTGTGTCTGTCTTAACATATATATTCATTCAATGGAGTGCCAATGCCATGTACCTATTTAAAACAGAATGTGTTGTATTTGTCCATcggtaattaattaatcaatcatataatacatataaaaaaatcaaatgatatcatgtttctatttccttttttttaaaaaaaaaaaatggaaaattgcTTATATATTGTGGTATGTAACAAAACgatcccttcaaaaaaaaaaattaccatttttttttttttatagaattcttatgaaattacaaatttactttcatataaaaaaaaaatggataattgtaTCATTGGTCCCTATGGTTGGCTCTAATTGcaaatcactccatgtggtaacaaaattaaatgggaGATTCATTTGGTAAAccataaataacaaatagggcCCTGAATGTGTTTTCCGTCAGCCATTTTAACAGTTGTTGTTACCCACCACGTCAGAACCAATCAGAGGCCGacatgtgtaatttttttaaaaataaaataaaattaatacaaaacTCTTTCTATCTCATACCACTAGTCTCCCATCGCCACCGTTATACGGAAGAGCCATGGCGGAGCTAAAACTCTCAGAGAGCCGAGACCTAACGCGGATAGAGCTCATAGGTGCACACTCCCAGATCCGTGCCCTGGGTCTGGATTCGACCCTCGAGCCCCGCCAAGTCTCGGATGGCATGGTGGGCCAAACCGCAGCCCACAAGGCTGCCGCCGGCGTCATCATCCTGGCGGGTCAGCCCGGAACCGACAAGACTGCCATCGCCATGGGCCTGGCCAAGTCGCTTGGCCAGGAGACCCCATTCGCCATGCTTGCTGGCAGCGAGCTCTTCTCGCTAAAGATGTCGAATGTCGAAGACCGAAGCTCTAACCCAGGCCTTCCGCAAGGCCATCGGCATGCGCATCAAGGAGGAGACCGATGTCATTGAGGCAGAGGTCGTGGAAATCCAGATCGACCGCCTCGCCGTCGCCGTCGCCGGAGCAGCCTCTAAGACTAGTAAGCTGACCCTGAAGTCCATGGAGATGGAGACAATGTACAACCTGGGCGCAAAGATGATCGATGTGCTGGGGAAGGATAAGGTGCAAAGCGAAGACGTGGTGGCCATCGACACGTGAGGATGGGAGGCGGAATAAGGGGGGGTTAAGTTTGGGGGGGAAAAATAGAAAACCCTAGAAAGTACTGTAGCTGATGTAggaaaaaatgacacgtgtgtcatttttgtgttaatattttttgtgtaaatcaaaaatttgtgtaaatatttttttttaaaaaaattacacgtGTCAGCCTCTAATTGGTTATGACGTGGCTGGGTAACGACAACTGTTAAAATGGCTGACGGAAAACACGTTCAGGGACCTATTTGTTATTATGGTTTACTAGAGGAATCCCCCATTTAATTTGTTACCACAAGGAGTGATTTGCAATTAGAGCCAACCACATTGACCAATTATGCAATTTTCCCTAACAAAAATTagaataagaaacaaaataacatatatatgttttttaaataaatgtttaATTTGGGATGAGGTGGTCAGCCACTCCATAGCCCATTGCTGGCCTCAAGTTTTGTAGGAAGATAATTTTGAACCACAAATTCATATACGTCAGTGTTGTAGGGTCTCTAGAGAGAGAGGATCTCGTTtcttttttagagagagagagctagagctTGAGCATATTTGTGCCGGGGGAGGAAGGCTTCATGCCACCCTCCTCCCGGAGCTGGTCCCCCTACCCTTTCTAAGGCTATGGTGGTTTTTTTGGCCCTCCCTAGTGTGAACCAGTGGAGGCTAGATCTCAGCCTCTAGGGCTATGGAGTTTTGTTCCCCTTGACTTGTACTGGTGGTGGCTATTGTTTCTCCTAGCTTTTAGAGCTATGgagctttttctttcatttttgttgctttatttatttttattttttttggtttattctgGCAGAAGCTACACTAGCAGTTGGTTGAGGGGAGCGGTCGTTCGTGGTGTGTCTCCGGCAAAGGTATTGTATGGCCGTACAAAATTTGGGGATATCTTTAGATCTAGATCTGTGGTATTCGGCTGGTTTTCTCTTGACACGCGCTCTTCTGTGGTGGTCGCCAGCTTCTTTCGGTCCGGTTGTGTCAAGCCACGGCTGTGGTAGTCCCTCTTGCTTGGCGCGTGGCCAACACGGGACTAGGAGTTTTCTCCCACTAAACTAGCGCCTGAGAGCCACAACCTGTCGTTTCCGATGGTGGTTGGTGGATCGGTGTTTCTGGATGTCGTCCACTGCTGGAGGGCTTCTGAAGACGGTGCGTGCCCTGTATGCGCCGACTCCGGCGAAGACACACGCCGGTTCCGGTAATGATGATTCCCGACACTAGTTGTTTTTGTGGTTATCCGGCAGcttcttgtatttttctttttgtacgtCATTGTCTCTGTTCATAGTTTACCTTTGTAATGGGTTCTAAATTACTTTAGCATTTTAAGTGGCTTATAAGCTAGACCAGACCCTCTCATTTTAGTTGGATTGTGCTTCAATGTAAAGAGATGCTCAATTGTTTGTTcatgtaattttaatttgttgcttAGATAGCTGCTTTAAATTAGGTTTGTTCCTAACTTAGTGGTTATGAATTCTGTATATCTATTCACTACCTTGGGCCTACGGGCGTGTATTTGTAGCTTTCGGGTTGGTTGCTTGCCTTCGGGTTGTTGTATTTGCTTTTGGGCTTGTTATCAATGGAAGTTCTAACTcaggtccaaaaaaaaaaaaaaaaaaaaaagatcattttgTTACAAAAAGCATACCTCaagaatttataaatttattttgaacccacaataatttatttatatagagTCAAACCACATGACCAATTTATAGATTGTTTATATTGATATTATGAATGATAAAGTTTATTGAGCACTACTTTTCTACAAAATGTATCTTATTACAAGGGAAAAGATTTGCTCAAGGATTATAGAGCCCACAACCCATAAAATACTTTAGCAATATGGAAATCTTAACACGCCATCCCTTacgtgtggcactattgtccaaacacgtaTACAACGGAGAGAGAAGAcccaacattgtccaaggcTCTAAAGTTCTGATATCATTATAAAGTCCATTAAGCCTTACTTTTCTACAAAATACACCTCAAAGGAAGATGTTTGCTAAAGACTTATAAAACTCACAGGCCAATAATACCTTGACAATATGAGAATCTTAACAATAAACAATCTCCTTCACTGGAGCAAAAGTATATTAGTAAAGATACATTCCCGAATTCAAATTAGcaaaaaagactaaaaagtCATAAAGTCCTTGAACTAACTGCTGGTTGGTTTACCATACTTCCCTTGCAATCATATCAgtcgagtaattctacatgtacattgagtgtttataaaaaattgaggtggcttttaaaattacaatgtgattaaaattattatttgattaatcacatgcttaataatgattttaaaaaagccattttattttttatgaacacttCGTATACGTGTAAAATCAAATATAcaatttgaagaagaaaagtgATCCACAAGCATTTGTACGCAGCCTTTGCACTTCCAAATGCAAAAGCTTACATAATTCTtagctccaaaaataacaaTTCCCTTCTTCCTTTTGCAAACATATTATCAGATACTAATATTCATGTCACTATAAATATCTGTACATGTTTTGTGAGCAGAAAAGTTTTCAAAGAATGATAATTAAGAAGTACATACAATTCATTTGTAACTAAAAACTAatgctttttttcttctcatcaTATTGTTTCATAATTATGTTACAACGTTAAAGTagcagtttaaaaaaaattaaacattagtTAGAACTAATGCATCAatattataagataattatgaaataaaaatttagtttgtaGTACCACTCTTCGataaaatatctttatttttgggCTCGtttacagatttttttttttttttttttagtattgctTGTTTGCTAGAgtctttttaggattttttttttctattttttagcaaaaatgtaGACGTTAAATGAGAATTTTTGGCATGACGGACAACAATCTTCCCCTAAATACCCACGGTGGCGGATTGGTCTGTAACGAAATACCATCACAGCTCTCCTCCGCGCTTCTCCGCAGCCCAACCTAGATAAATATCCCATTGCTTCatatttcataaacaaaaatcaaatcaaaccgACCTACTATCCTTGCTGAAAGACATAAACACCCTCATATTTATCCCAAGACTCGCCTCCTTATAGCGCAACTCGGCAGGGGTACCACTGTCCCTTCACTTAGTTTCGTGCCCTAATTCGTCGGACGTGGTTTCTCAAGGAATTGAAGTAAGGTAAGAGATCGTGACGTTGTTTCAGCCTTAGGATGAGCGCCTTAATCGAGTTTGAGAATTCTTGATCTCTCGCAATATCTCTCTAAATTTGAAAATCCAGGAGGCGGGCGCGCCAGCTGATCTAAACAGGCAGGGATTCCCGATCTACGACCGCCGTAGCGCGAAAAATTAAAGGCGgtagagatttatttttttattttttttattttttgtgtatgATAATAAAAGGGATTGGGAAAGCTGCGGTAATTCTTTGGAAAAGCTCGGTTCTCCTTACTTGTATTCCTAAGGAATAGCGGGACCAGAATCCTGAAGCCGAGGTACGTAGTTACGTCTCTTGCAGGGCCTCTGATAagattctttctctctctctgtgtatgtGAAAGTCTCGGTTGGGTTAGGGTTGCAAttttcatctctctttctcgctCTTTCTCATTAGCCTGTTCGGGCGGCGGGAGATCTCCGAGTGATTTTGCAATGGGAGTTCCGGCTTTCTACAGATGGTTGGCGGAGAAGTACCCGTTGGTGGTGGTGGATGTGATCGAAGAAGAACCGGTTGTGATCGAGGGCATTAAAATTCCGGTCGATACCAGTAAGCCAAACCCTAACGATATGGAATTCGACAATCTCTACCTCGACATGAACGGGATTATTCACCCTTGCTTTCACCCTGAAGATAGGGTACGTTTCGATACAGAATTTCAGTTATTTTGCTTCCGAGTTTTGTTGCTCTACAACGTAATTAGggatttttaattgattttctGTATGTTTGTTTTTTGCCGGAGAAGGTTAAATTTAATGTGATTGGGGTATTGTTTCAATGATTTGAATTGGTTAATGAAATCTGTTATATGTGTAGCACGCCAGCTTAATGTTGACTATTTGCATAGGGTGTGAGctcagataattttttttagtttagtaatCATCAATCAATGATTTggattggtaatttttttttttttgaaatctccgtagtattttttttaataaaatattttggtattttagcatatttatttttgtataagtGAAAAATACTTGGTTGCATGTTTGTGGTGCGAATAATGAAGGGATCATAAGATTGCTTATATTTCACGACAATGATCTCTTATTGTTAATTGCCTCTACTAAATGTGTTGACTAGTTACTTGTTCTACAATTTGATAAATGCCAAATATAATTTGGAAAGATTTGTTTGGGCTTGCTCTAGGGGCATCCCTGCTGAAATAggagatgttttttttttttggttgagtaATCTAAAGCAAATTGAATATATTTACATTCTATCTATGAAGTGATGTATCCTTGTAAAGGCATTTTGGAGAAACTTGAGGTTCTTCTGTGCTAGAGATGTCCTCTAGTCTGGTTATTTTCTCACTTGAGAAAGGGTATCTACATCAATCTTTTGAGAGTTTGTTTGTACCAAAAAACATTAACTCTCTCTGTTAAGTGATTATGGGTTTGATTAATGTCTGGTTTAAAACTTAATGTATATGTACTCTATTTAGTTGTATACTGTGTTCTCATATAattgttttctttcaaaatatttttaatcaattattcatttttctgtGTTATTTTGTCTATGCAGCCTTCTCCAACAACTTATGAGGAGGTATTTCAGTGTATGTTTGACTACATTGATAGGCTTTTTGTGATGGTACGGCCTCGAAAGCTGCTATACATGGCTATCGGTGAGTATTATGGTTAAACTTATTCTTTGTTACTTCAAAATACAAGCCGATGATACGTCATATATGTCATATGTGAATTCTAATTATCTGGAAATGACTGATAGATGGAGTTGCCCCAAGGGCTAAAATGAATCAACAGCGGTCTAGGCGTTTTAGAGCAGCTAAAGATGCAGCAGATGCGGTATGTGCTTTTGTGTATTGTAGGTGTGTCCTCCATGTGTGTGCACATGAAGGGCTTTTTAACTATACTGTTTGTCTGAGTAATATACTGTTTGGCATTATCAAATCTCACTCATAGTAAATATAATAGATATTGGACTTAGAtgagatattttgtatataACATGCTCCTGAGCATGGAAACTACTCATATAGACAAGAACATTATTGATTCAGACATCAAGGACCGTTCGGAGCTCTTGAGAGAATGCATATCCTAGTAATAGTAATGGAGTATTTGCATTTTATGTATGACACCTTTAAGTTGATTTGTTTTTGGTTCAAGGGATGGAATTTTGTATAATAACTGAGAAGACAGAGGCTTTCTTTATATTACAAACCTGCTCCATCTTTGCTATTaaacttttcatttcttttagcATGCTTCTCTTGTACTCTCTTGGTCAAGGGAGAATCTTATATCAACCGTCATCCAGGGATTCCTTGAACCTGGAAACTTAAACTGCCTATCTGCTAAAGAACAATTGTGGGGGGTGACAGTTGCAAGGGCtcctttatttattatgttCAATAGCACATTGACACCCCCTTTCCCAATAAGgggaaaaaacacccaaaaaataaGAGGCTGAAGTGTTCCAACTATCGATACTGTTACCTTTCTTCTGTAGGCAGCTGAAGAAGAACGGCTAAGGGAAGAGTTCGAGAGCGAGGGCAGAAAGCTTCCTCCTAAACAGGAGTCACAAGTTTTTGATTCCAATGTTATTACACCTGGAACTGAATTTATGGCTGTTCTATCAGTTGCACTGCAGTACTATATTCATCTCAGGTTGAACAATGACCCTGGTTGGGAAAAAATAAAGGTATTTTACTTGCCAAGCTCTGTTGTCACCttcttattatattttgatttcttttattgttagaattttgtatgcatttgtgtgtGCTGCAATGATGGAGTGTGCTAACTTcacttcactttttttttttgggggggggggcaagGTCATTCTTTCTGATGCCAATGTTCCTGGTGAAGGGGAACACAAAATTATGTCATATATCCGCCTTCAAAGAAACCTTCCTGGTTATGACCCAAATACACGCCATTGCCTGTATGGTTTGGTATATATCTTTCTTCAACATATATTTGCATCAATAGTAGGAAAATTggcttcatttctttcttattttctttttggcatTTGATTGATACACCTGTGCCCAAATTATTCTGGACTAACATTAGCTGCTCTATTAATTGGTGCCACATGACAGGATGCAGATTTGATAATGTTGGGTTTAGCTACCCATGAAATTCATTTCTCAATCCTTCGAGAGGTTGGTATTCCATTATTTGCACGAATTCACATCAactttttcggtttttttttttccccttttcaatttttgttcaagttatGTGGGGTAGATTTTGTTATTGAAGAGAATGAAGGAAACCATGGATCCTATATTTCTCCTGGCAACTTTATCCTCTTCTCTTTGTGTTGTTTGTATCGTTATTTATATgctcatttacttatcaaaaaagttaTGTAGATGCTCATTTGTTAGAAAAATTGGGTTCTATGTGTCTTAACTTTTTCAATACCTGCTGTATGGTCTGGGTTTTATCTCCATGTTTAACAAATAATCAGTCTCTATCTAAATGGTCCATTTCAGATTGTATTTACTCCTGGGCAACAAGACAAATGCTTCATGTGTGGTCAGATGGGTCATTTAGCTGCAAATTGTGAAGGAAAGGCAAAAAGAAAGGCGGGAGAGTATGATGAGAAAGGTGATGGCGATGTTGTCGCAAAAAAACCCTACCAGGTTAGATTTCATTCTTTGAAAGACCTTGGTGGtaaaggtatatttttttttgtgcgtGTATAGGTCATTTTTGTGACATGTTTTTGGTTCTTCTTGTGACTAACGTGTCACTATCTTTCCCTTCCTGGCAGTTTCTCAATATTTGGACGCTTAGAGAGTATTTGGAGCATG
Coding sequences within:
- the LOC133871679 gene encoding uncharacterized protein LOC133871679, which gives rise to MAELKLSESRDLTRIELIGAHSQIRALGLDSTLEPRQVSDGMVGQTAAHKAAAGVIILAGQPGTDKTAIAMGLAKCRMSKTEALTQAFRKAIGMRIKEETDVIEAEVVEIQIDRLAVAVAGAASKTSKLTLKSMEMETMYNLGAKMIDVLGKDKVQSEDVVAIDT